CGCTGCCAAAAAGGTCGTGGCCGCCGCTAAGTAACGCCCACTGAACCCGAACACATCATTCCACAATTAGCCTGCCGAGCGCGTAACCGATGAGCATTCTGATCAACAAAGACACCCGCGTCATTTGCCAAGGCATCACGGGCAAAGTGGGCCAGTTCCACACCAAGGGCTGTTTGGCCTACGGCACCAAGATGGTTGGCGGCGTCACGCCGGGCAAAGGTGGCGAGAAGGTCGAAGGCCTGCCGGTCTTTGACACCGTCGTGGAAGCGGTCAAGGAGACCGGCGCGAACGCCACGATGATCTTCGTGCCGCCGGCCTTCACGGCCGATGCCATCCTGGAAGCGGTCGATGCCGGCATTGGCGTGATCATTGCCATCACCGAAGGCGTCCCGGTCATCGACATGGCCAAGGTCTATCCGATCGTCAAGCGGAGCAAGTCGGTGCTGATTGGCCCGAACTGCCCCGGCGTGATCACGCCGGACGAATGCAAGATCGGCATCATGCCGGGCTATATCCACAAAAAGGGCCCGATCGGCGTGATGAGCCGCTCGGGCACGCTGACCTATGAAGCGGTCTGGCAGTTGTCGAACCTGGGTCTGGGTCAGAGCACGT
This region of Planctomycetota bacterium genomic DNA includes:
- the sucD gene encoding succinate--CoA ligase subunit alpha, whose translation is MSILINKDTRVICQGITGKVGQFHTKGCLAYGTKMVGGVTPGKGGEKVEGLPVFDTVVEAVKETGANATMIFVPPAFTADAILEAVDAGIGVIIAITEGVPVIDMAKVYPIVKRSKSVLIGPNCPGVITPDECKIGIMPGYIHKKGPIGVMSRSGTLTYEAVWQLSNLGLGQSTCVGIGGDPIVGTSQIDLFKLYQADPATEAILMIGEIGGTAEEEAAAFVKEHVTKPVAAFIAGRAAPPGKRMGHAGAIISGGKGTAAEKVAALEAAGISVAESPADMGAAIQRALKRKGK